In the Nicotiana tabacum cultivar K326 chromosome 16, ASM71507v2, whole genome shotgun sequence genome, one interval contains:
- the LOC142170279 gene encoding uncharacterized protein LOC142170279, producing MGSLSHVEVDKVKMTKYLCQLASLQVHLVDAEGGRILVQNTAKSSFVTKVKERQHEDLELIKLRKSIPQQRQPLFELTGDAVLRYQGHLCVPTVGELRVKILLDAHYSRYAVHPGATKMYWDLRQIYWWNGMKKISRRW from the coding sequence ATGGGCAGTCTAAGCCATGTTGAAGTTGATAAGGTCAAGATGACCAAATATCTATGCCAGCTAGCTAGTTTGCAGGTGCATTTGGTAGATGCAGAGGGTGGACGCATTCTCGTTCAGAATACGGCAAAATCTTCTTTTGTTACTAAAGTAAAAGAGCGACAACACGAGGATCTTGAGCTTATAAAACTGAGGAAAAGTATTCCACAGCAGAGACAACCTTTATTTGAGCTAACTGGAGATGCAGTCCTTAGATACCAAGGCCACTTATGTGTACCGACAGTCGGAGAGCTCCGCGTCAAGATTCTTTTGGATGCCCATTATTCTAGATATGCAGTTCACCctggagcgacaaagatgtattgGGACCTTCGAcagatctattggtggaatggaaTGAAAAAAATATCGCGGAGATGGTAG